GAGCCGATCGCGTAGAACTCTTCCAGGCTAATACACCCGTCGCCGTCTCTGTCCACTTCGGTTAACATCAGTTTCAGCTCCTCCTGGCAGGGCGGCTCGGGCCCCAGCCGGCAGAGCAAGCCTTCCAGCTCCtccttctttatttttccgTCGCCGTCTCTGTCGATCATCTCGAAAGCCTGTTTCAGCTCGAAGTAGATGTCGGCCGGGATTTCCGGCCATTCGTTGGGAGATATTTCAGCGGACAGCGAAGGAAGCACGCTGGTCGGCGTGGATAAGCCAGTGGGCTTCTTGAAACCGTCGTCGGATGCGGATGAGGACGTCGTCGTCTGGGAGCTGAACGACAACGCTTCATTTTCCGATCTGGAAACGGAACGCGATTTCTTGAGCTTGAGAAGCTTTCCGGGGATGATCTTGGTGAGTTTCATAGTGGAATTAGGAgagaatgaaaatctaaccCAGTAGAGAGAAGAGATGAAATGAGAGTagaagagagagatagagagagagaattgggGTATGAGGGGAAAGAGAGAGGAAGAAGCGAAGGGTTAAATGGATGGAGAGTGTGGCAGCCATGGTTACCTTCCAGGAAGTTtcgtagagagagagagagtttttaTGTTGAAGGAGtagttttagtatttttagaagggagtttggtgtaatttgattttggtgGTTCATTTTGTGTGTTGTTGTTGGGccatattttatcttaatttagGTTTGGTTTacctaaattatttatacagtaactgcaatatatttattgtataattaaaaaaataattaaatatttaataaatatattatttttattttgtgattggtttgatttcatcaaatttaataaaaaaaattctcattatTGGATAACAATATGTGGgtgtgtttaaaaaaaaattaactatacCTAAGGGCTTTTTAGTCTTTTTGAAGTGTGTTCCGATATCAAGGTCATTTTCATTAATCCCGTAAGAAGTCAGATTTATATGCACGTCagtgttaataattaattttacaaaatgaaTCTAACACAAATGATGTAATAAGTCAAGAGAtccaatatttaaaaatttaataaccaaaaaaattggattaatgttaaaataaaaaaaatattatttattgtttcttgcttttagcaaaaaatttaattaaattgatttgcAGGGTGTGatcaattttgattgattCGAATGAGTGTTTTTAGGTATTGATTCTAACATTATAATAAGATTAGACTAATGATTGGTTTATGATTGATTTcactttaataaattaatttaattaatttatcctaatcTTGATCGTTTGTGGCTTCTTCGATTTTATCTttcatcattatatatatttatatatttgccaaatttaattccaacccatcttaaaaataattataagaaattttttgataaCGCAAATTCCTATATAAAagttacataaaatttaaataagaagtaCTGCTTCgttacaaaattaagaaaaaaaaatcaaaaattgaaaaacaaacgACATTactttgttataaaaaaattaaaatttaaagacgAGCAAGAATAttgttgtttgagaaaatattaatatatataaacaatttaagatttaaaacaaaagtgataatatcaacttatagaaaaaaaaatcaaaattgttaataaacatggaaaacaaaaaatatgataaaaaaaatccatgaaGTAGAGAAAGAAGGGCTCTCACTATCGTCCTTAAATaattagggttaaatacattttgcagCCGTAAAGTATACTATCCTCGTCAATTTCTTCTTAAACTAAAGAAATCTTCAGTTACCCCCTATTTTGTGataatcatttaaattaaacggaaatggataaaaatacctttaactattaataatatgatatatttattttaatgccCCCTATAGTTAAATATATCATCAATTTGACTtcgattttttattcatttataatgttaataaattaatattggatTAATTACATATCGATAAGATAAATGTTAATAGCACTTATAagggttaattttattttgtcattcaaactatgatcatttttacactttggcatttaaattttattttttttatatcaacttACTATctcaattttacgaaatttgtattttaccatttaaaattattttttttatcaaaaaaccACCATATGCAGTGCACATTCGATATTTAaggtttatgtaatttgatattcttcacatatgcacagcatgtgatgttttttcagcagaaaaatcaacaaaaagatgGTCATATGTGTTAAactgcaaatttcacaaagttgagatggtaagttgacggCTTGAtgcaaaaaaaagtttcggtttgaaagtgtaaaaatgaacatagtttagatggaaaaatataatttaccccacttttaaattataataaatttacaagcTAGTGTCTGTGCATTAGatgagatataattttaataacaaaaatattacaagtgGTCGTTGAGCTTATTGTTTTGGCACCCAAATGTCAAGTGAGGTAATTTGAGAGttaataagataatttttttttttttttttttttttgtcttttcacaTACAAATTCTATTTCTACCTTAACCTAACCTTAGGTCGAATACGTTAAGTCTATAAATTAGAGATAATACTTACACCTAGGCCCAGAcccaaattcattttgataCTTATGGTCCATATCcgtatctaatatttttatattagatcCGAACTTGAACGCAtatcttttgtaataattttttgagtttGGGTGGAGCCTATACCCTAAAATACTTGtggataaaattatcaatgcgACTATTTAtaaactcaaatttaaaataattattttgtacttaattaatttatataaatataatattaatttatagacaTTATAGTTgaataaacttttcaaattgattgatatattaaataatagagGGTATCAATgtgaatatatcatattattaataatcaatggtatttttgttaatttttatttaatttaaagaattattcaAAGATATGAGGGCAAATGAagatttatttagtttagGGGTAATTGACGAGGGAAACATATTTTAgcagtgaaaatatatttaaccctaataattatataatatttcataataaattacagTAAACCTCACCATGTCTGAAAATCTGGACTAACATTTCTcgataaataaagaaatttaatcaaattacacttattatataatagtagtattaaaatttagaaaaaacgACTAATCAcacaaaaagtataaattttgagctcaaatccaagaaaactACCCCCAATTAATTCTTTCGATGCTAAAGATTAATTCCGTGTCGACaaatattacttaatatatcattattaattagtaatgtGCGGCACACCTGTATACgtgcaaattttataatattatttaaataaaatatataaaataaataaattaatattaaatttataaaagaaatagtgacaaaaaagatgcataaaaataaataaaaaaaaaagatagtgAGAGAGTGGAAGTTagggaataaataaataaatattaaaaaacaaaaaaaaatgaaaccaaatagATGTATAAAGTAATAAACTATTAATCATTTAtcctaataatttattatcttaatttgagaatataattaatcattatttaaaaaaaataagaaaaggaaaagtatTCGTCTCTAATTTACGCGCCAACAGATAACCGCACGCCGAAAAAGGCTACGGATAGCACGCGGTTAGTAACACGTCAATCACGCAACACTAAACTGTGGGCTTGGGACCACATCCGTCTCCAAACTTGTCGCTAAATTACCGATATAATAATGCTCATGGTGTGAAAGTCGTGTTGTAAAAGCGTGCTGCTGAGTTTCCTTTTATCCGTTTGCTGTCTTCAATTCCTTTTGAGACTACTGCTAATTAGCACGATTTTAGTAAGTTTGCTTTTTATGTTTCAAAAGgtacataattttgttgaaagtaTAGCGCACATGATTTTGAGTAATCCTTCCATACTTAAAAGGATATTTTGGACaatttactatataaaaaaattgaatgaaaatctaacaaaaTAAGCTCGTTGAGTTCAAATTAtgaaatcatatataattttttaaata
This Sesamum indicum cultivar Zhongzhi No. 13 linkage group LG5, S_indicum_v1.0, whole genome shotgun sequence DNA region includes the following protein-coding sequences:
- the LOC105162569 gene encoding probable calcium-binding protein CML36, whose translation is MKLTKIIPGKLLKLKKSRSVSRSENEALSFSSQTTTSSSASDDGFKKPTGLSTPTSVLPSLSAEISPNEWPEIPADIYFELKQAFEMIDRDGDGKIKKEELEGLLCRLGPEPPCQEELKLMLTEVDRDGDGCISLEEFYAIGSAFAPPARDGELRDAFDFFDSDRDGKITAEELLNVFKTIGDARCTLEDCRRMIRGVNRNGDGFVCFEDFSRMMEQQQR